The following nucleotide sequence is from Falsibacillus albus.
GTCTTGCAGACAGAAAAGATTTCAATCGGTTTGCTTGTCAGGGAAGCTAAGGAGATAATCGATATTCCATCCGAACGCTTAAAACAGGTAGGATTGATGGGGTATCAAAGCACAAAATACTTTTCCGGAGTTGCCAACATGGAAGATGGACTCATTACAATGATCGATCCTGATATCCTGGTGTCTACATTGGAAGGGATAAAAGAAATTCAGGAATATGTGAGCGCACAGGAAACAGTATGATGAAACAACTCGAAGGGGCTGTCTAAAAATCGGACAGGCTCTTTTTTTTAGACTGTTTTCTTAAAGGTCGTAGGTCGTTATAAAGATCCTAATGCCGATTTTAACGTAAAAATAGCTATTTTGTTCGTTGAAATAATGTTTTCCAGCTCTTTTCTCCCTATATACGAAATTTTGAACTTGAAACATTGCTTAAATAATCATACTTTATTAGCTAAAGCAACAACGTATGAGAAAAGAGCCTTCTTTTATCAGCCATATCCCTGTAGAGTTGTTCGCAGAATTGGTATAATGAATAAAAATATGAACGTATACAACATTTGCTTATGGGAAGTGAAATAACGTGAGAAGCTATTACCCGAAGAAAGGCCGGGTCATTCTTCATGTGGATATGAATAGTTTTTATGCCTCAGTCGAAATGGCCTACGATCCTTCCTTAAAAGGGAAGCCGTTGGCGATAGCAGGGAATCCTGAGGAACGAAAAGGGATAATCGTCACTTGCAGCTATGAGGCAAGGAAGTACGGGGTCAAAACAACCATGCCTCTTTGGGAAGCGAAGAAAAAATGTCCGCAGATGATCATCATGAAACCTAATTTCGAGAGATATCGTGCAGCTTCAAAGGGAATGTTTGATATTTTAAGAACGTTCACAGATCTGGTCGAGCCTGTTTCGATTGATGAAGGCTATATGGACATTACGGAAAGCTATGAGCTTGGGTCCCCGTTGGATATTGCGAAAAGTATTCAAAACCGTATCATGGAGCAGCTTGATTTACCGTGCAGCATCGGGATCGCCCCGAATAAATTCCTGGCAAAAATGGCATCGGACATGAAAAAGCCGATGGGCATCACAGTTCTAAGAAAAAGGGATATTCCGACCATCCTGTGGCCGCTTCCGGCTGGAGAAATGCATGGCATCGGCTCGAAGACAGCTGAAAAATTAAAAGGGATCAATATTGAAACGATCAAAGAGCTTGCTGAAGGAAATGATATTCAGTTGAAGCAAGTCCTGGGAATCAATGGCATCCGCCTCAAAGATAAGGCGAACGGGATTGATTCAAGAGCAGTCGATCCCGATTCTGTGTATGATTTCAAAAGTGTCGGGAATTCGACTACGCTTCCACGGGACGTGTCCAATCAGCAAGAGCTCCTGAATGTATTGAAGGAGCTTTCATCAAAGGTCTCACATCGATTAAGAAGAAAGAATGCACTGGCTAAAAATATTTCAATCATGATTCGTTACAAAGATCGCAAGACGATAACAAGAAGCCGCAAGCTTAAAAATCCCATTGTCAAACCAGAAGAAATCTTTGCAGCGGCCAGTCAGTTGTTCATTGAGCATTGGAATGGGAATGCCGTCCGTCTATTAGGGGTGACGGGCCAGGATTTAATAGAGGAAGAAGATGCATTCATGCAGATGGACCTTTTCTCATATGAAAAGGAAGCGGAAAAGGAGCCCCTGTATAAAGCCATCGACACTTTGAATCAACGATTCGGGAAAGGTTCGATCACAAAAGGCGTCAAAACGAAGGAAACAACATCCAATAGCAAGACTGATACAAGCTTTAACAAAGATTTTTTATTCGACTCCAAAGTGGAGCGTGAGGATTAAAGTTAAGCCTTTTATTTGCATCGAATGGGGAATACTGATACAGTGAAATCGATTATGATGCATGTGTTTATACACTCGAATCAGAAGGGACGTAGTAAAAATGTCAAAACAGCAAATAGGCGTTATCGGACTCGCCGTTATGGGAAAAAATTTGGCTTGGAACATTGAAAGCAGGGGATACTCGGTTTCAGTCTACAATCGTTCAAGCGAAAAAACCGAAGAAATGCTTAAAGAATCAAAAGGAAAAAATGTCACAGGTACATACAGCATCGAAGAATTCGTGAATTCGCTGGAAAAGCCCCGCAAAATATTGCTTATGGTCAAAGCGGGTGCTCCAACGGATGCGACAATCGATCAATTGACCCCTCATCTTGAAAAGGGGGATATCTTGATTGATGGAGGAAATACATTTTTTGAGGATACCCAGCGCAGGAACAAGAAATTAAGCGAGCTTGGGATTCATTTCATCGGAACTGGAGTGTCAGGTGGAGAAGAAGGCGCCTTGACAGGACCATCCATCATGCCGGGAGGGCAAAAGGAAGCCTATGATCTGATCGAGCCGATTTTGAAGGATATCGCAGCCAAGGTGGACGGAGATTCCTGCACGACCTATATCGGTCCGGATGGGGCCGGCCATTATGTAAAAATGGTTCACAACGGCATTGAATATGGGGATATGCAGCTGATTGCAGAAGCGTATTTCCTTTTGAAAAATGTACTTGGATTGTCTGCGGAAGAACTTCATGAAGTATTCGCGGAATGGAACAAAGGTGAGCTTGACAGCTATTTGATCGAGATTACCGCTGATATCTTCACAAAAAAAGATGAAGAAACCGGCAAGCCAATGGTCGATGTCATCCTCGATAAAGCAGGCCAAAAAGGAACGGGAAAATGGACGAGCCAAAGCGCCTTGAACTTGGGTGTACCACTGCCGATCATCACGGAGTCCGTCTTTGCCCGATTCATTTCGGCCATCAAAGATGAACGCATCAAGGCGAGCAAAGTGCTCAGCGGCCCAGGGAAGAAGGGATTCACCGGGGATAAAAAGGCATTGATCGAATCTATCCGCAAAGCGCTGTATATGAGTAAAATCTGTTCTTATGCCCAAGGCTTTTCACAGATGAAATATGCTTCAGAAGAATATGATTGGAATCTGCGCTATGGCGACATCGCCATGATCTTCAGGGGAGGATGCATCATCCGCGCCCAATTCCTGCAAAAAATCAAAGACGCCTATGATCGTGAAGCTCAATTGGATAACCTCTTGCTTGATCCTTACTTTAAAGAGATTGTTGAGAGCTATCAGTATGCACTGCGCGAAGTCGTATCAGTTGCCGTTCAAAACGGCATCCCTGTACCTGGCTTCTCATCGGCCATGGCCTATTACGACAGCTACCGTACAGAGACGCTGCCGGCCAATTTGATTCAAGCGCAGCGCGACTACTTTGGGGCGCACACCTATCAACGCGTAGACAAAGACGGAATCTTCCACACAGAATGGATGAAAAAATAAAAGCGGAACCTTCCTGTTCATCGACGTATGGGCTGGACCGACTCGAGTGAGATAAAGGAAACACGCGGGACAAAGTCCAGCGATGTTGACTTATCGTAAACGAGGGGAGGGAAGCCCGCTACTCGATAGGAAGGTGCAGCTGGATAAATAAAAGCGGAACCTTCCTGTTCATCGACGTATGGGCTGGACCGATAAACAACAGGATCGAGAAAGTGACTTCTCGATCCTGTTTTATCTGCAAAATGTGATCACCGCGATCGTTTCTTTCTGAACAACTTGCCAAAGAGGGAGTTGTTCTTTTTTTTGTTCTTTTTTTGCTCGCTGCTTTCAACCTTTGCAATGTCTGATTCTATATATATTTGTTCAATGTCCACTGCATGATCGTATGCAAGCACCAAACCGATTTCTGTCGTAGTTTGTGCATCATTGACAATCGAAAACGGAATTTCGTATTTATTTGAGAGTTTGATGAAGGGGGATAAATACGTGTAATCCATTTCTCCATTCAATAATAGCTTCGCCTTTTTGTGATTCCGCATGATGCCTTCCAGTTCGTTCAAGACTTTCCTTTCCCGGATCTGTCTTTTCGTCAATGCGACAACGACCCTTTCGCGAATGGTCCCCAGGAATTTTTTTCGTTCACCAGGCTTTGTCTGCTTCTCTCCATAAATCCCATTTTGAATGTAATCATCCACCGATGTCCGGTCCAAATCGACGTACCTCCTTAGAACTGTTGAGCTTTGCAATTTTTCCATCGCTAAATTATATGTTCAGCGGAATGGAACGGAACTTATGATAATCAAGAAGGATGAATTCCATGAAAAAACCAGGCGCCGCTCATTGGCAAGCCCTGGTTTTTTCATTTCAATTATGCGATGATTTGATCCAATAATAGAATCCTTGCCGGGGAAGCATCCGTACCTTGGATTTTCAACGGCGCGGCGATCATGAAATACGTTCCTTCCGGAACTTCTTCAAGCTGCAGGCCTTCAATGATGATCACGTCATTGGACATCAACGCTTTATGTGTCGGGTGTCCTTCCTGGGCTCTTTCGATGCCCAAAGAGTCGATTCCCACACCTGTGATGCCGACGGAAGCCAAATATTGTGCGGCATCTTCAGCTAAATAAATGAAATCAAAGTTGAATTCACGATCAAATGAGTTTTTCGTTTTGAATAAAATGAAATCGCCCTTTTGAATATCGTAGGAAATGATATCATTTTTCGTGATCTTTCCGTCGACTCTTGTCAAATCCAATACTCGGCATGGCCGAACCAAGTTTTCGATATCGATCGTCTCGATTGTTTCCCCATCATTGATCATGTGAAGCGGTGCATCGACGTGGGTGCCTGTATGGACATCCATGCAGATCCTTGATTCCGTTACGTGCCCATTTGTATTCGTTTCAACATTCGGCTGCTTTTCGGGCTTGTTTTTATATACAGGCATGCCATTATAGATTGGTGCGGTAATATCATAAATTTTCATCTTATTCCCCTCCAGAAAAAATTAATAGTTTTAACAGTTATCTACGTCCAGGTTTGTGACTGGCCACCAGAAAAATCCATCCTTTGCCAGAAGCTCGTCCGCTGCCCTTGGCCCCATTGTGCCTGCTTCATAATTCGGGAAGCCAGTATCCTTAGTGCTTTCCCAAATATCCGAAATTTTGTCCACAAAACTCCAGGATAAAGCCACTTCGTCCCAGTGGGTGAAATTAGTCGCATCTCCTCGCATACAATCGTGCAGCAGCTTTTCATAAGCTTCAGGAGTATTCATTCCATCCACGCTTTTGTTGGAGAAGTTTAATTTCACTGGAGTCGTTTCCATTCCTTGGCCTGACTTCTTCGCATTTAAGTGGAGCGTGATTCCTTCTTCAGGCTGGATATGAATTACCAGTAAGTTTGGAGCAAGCGGCTTATCCATGCTGTAGTAAAGGTTCATCGGTATATCTTTAAATTGCACGACGATTTTGGTGGATTTCGCTGTCATCCGTTTACCTGTACGGATATAAATGGGGACTCCTGCCCATCGGAAGTTGTCGATCATCAACTTACCGGCTACATAAGTTTCTGTATTTGATTCTTCATTAACATTATGTTCTTCCCTGTAGCCTGAAACGGATTTCCCATCGATTTGACCTTCTCCGTATTGGCCTCTTACAAAGTAATCTTTAATTCCTTCATCCTTTATCGAACGAAGTGCACGAAGCACCTTCACCTTTTCGCTCCGAATTTCATCTGTCGTCAACTTAATCGGCGGCTCCATGGCTAAAAGCGCGACCATCTGAAGCATGTGGTTCTGCACCATATCGCGAAGGGCGCCGCTTTTTTCATAGTAGCCTCCGCGCTCTTCGACACCAAGGGTTTCACTTGATGTCACTTGTATATTGGAAATGTAGCGATTATTCCAGAGAGGTTCGAAGAGTGCATTGGCAAAGCGAATGACTTCGATGTTCTGGATCATTTCCTTTCCTAAGTAATGATCGATCCTGTAAATTTCATCTTCAGAGAAGGCGGTCCGGATCCGCTCATTCAATTCTTGGGCAGATGGCAAATCATGCCCGAATGGCTTTTCGATGACTAATCGTTTAAAGCCTGAAGTGTCTGTAAGTCCGTCTGATTTTAAATGTTCAGCAATCGTTCCGAAGAACTCCGGTGCCATCGCCAAATAGAAAATGCGGTTGCCATCGATTGAGTACTCTCCATCCAAATCATCGGCAAGCTTCTTTAAAGCCATGTAAGAATCCGAATCCGTCACATCATGTGCTTGATAATAAAAATGAGACACAAACTCATCGATATTATCGTTGCTTCCGATCGATGTAAGAACCGAGTCTTTGACATGCGCTTTGAAATCCTCATGTGACAATGGACGGCGGGCGACACCAATGACAGCGAATCGCTTCGTCAATTTCCCTTTATTGAATAAATGATACAGTGATGGATACAGTTTTCTCTTGGCTAAGTCTCCGGTCGCCCCAAAAATCATGATTAAAGAAGTCGGGATATCATTATGCTTCACAATTAAGTACCTCACTTTTTTAGCGTTCTTTTCTATGTAGTATTTACCTAGATCTTTTATTTAAAGGCCCTTTTCGCAAAGTTTGCTGCTATTAAATAAGGTTTATTTCCACTGAGGCCCTTCAACTGACCAGCTTTATTCACGCATCTTCAACTACATTCAGCAGCTTATGATGACAAGAAAAACTGTTAATAACAACTATCCTTTAGAAAAAGCCTTTATTTAAAATATTCTCTTCGAAAACAGACTTATAAAAAAACCCTGTACAAGTATTTAATTTTAGCGGTTTAAGTATTAATTCGCAAATGTTTCGCAACAATTTATCTCCAAGATAATATATTTAATTTATGAAATAAAATCATTAAAATATTTCATAAATATATTGTGGATGTATTTTAAGTTGTGTATGATTATGTTGAAAAGGAGGAGAGGGACCCATGATTTCATTGGATAATGTTTGTAAAACGTATAAAAGCGGCGAGATTGAGGTGAGGGCATTGAAAAATGTCTCCTTTGATCTTCCTGATAAATCTATTTCCGTTATACTCGGCCCTTCAGGATCTGGAAAGTCGACGCTGTTGAATGTAATCGGAGGGATAGACCGCCTAAGTCAGGGAAGCATCTCGGTTCTGGGGCGCGATATCAGCCGCTGCAAGGAAAAGGAGCTTACTGGCTATAGAAGGGAACTAATCGGATTTATTTTTCAATCCTATAATCTGATTTCAACATTGAACGTCAGGGAAAATGTAGAGGTAGGGGCTGAAATCAGTGAAAACCCATTGGATATAGATGATGTATTGGAAAAGGTGGGCATGCTCGATAAGAAACATAAATATCCCCATCAATTAAGCGGCGGTGAGCAGCAGCGGGTGGCCATTGCCAGGGCTCTTGTTAAAAATCCAAAGGTGCTGCTCTGTGATGAGCCGACGGGAGCATTAGATGAAGAAACCGGGAAAAAGATCTTGCATTTGCTGCAGGATATCAATAAAAAATATGAAACGACCATCCTCATCATCACTCACAATCAAGGGTTTGCCGACATGGCAGACTGGGTCGTGAAAATGAAAAGCGGGGAACTTGCTGCCATCGACCACAATGAATCGCCGGTTTCTGCCGAGAAGGTGAAATGGGTATGAAAAAGCTGTATAAAGGGATATTTCGGGAACTGATTCAAAAGAAATGGCAGTATGGAGGGACGATGCTGCTCATTATGATTGCCGTATTGATGTATGTCATGTTAAGTGCTTCCATTACAGCGGTCGATCAAAGCAATCAACGATTTAAACGGGATTATAAGCAAGAGGATTTTCATTTTTATGTATCGAGCCAGTTGGATTCTGAAGCGATTAAACAAATCGAAAAAAATAATGGCGTTGTCATTGAGAAGCGTATAACGGCTGATGTCGATCTTTCAGCCAAAAAGAGTCTGCGTTTTTTCAATCTTCCCCATTCAGTCAATCAAGCCTTTTTATCTGAAGGAAGGCTTCCTGATGAGAATCACGAGTTTGCGATATCGGAGGCGTTTGCAAAGGCGAACAATATAAAAGTTGGAGATATGATCAAGCTTAATGGAACGGATTGGAAGATCTCTGGTTTAGCCTATCTTCCCGATTATATCTATTCCGTAAAGAATGAAGAAGATTTGATTCATGATTCATCTGCTTTTGGAATAGCATTGACGAGTGAAAAGAATATCGATGCACTTGGACCACAAACTTTCTACTATGTAGGCAGGTGGAATGAACATAAACATGATCTTTCTAAATTGAAATCATCCATATCTAAGGTTTCCCCTGTTATCAGATGGGTCAATGCAAAGGAAAATTCACGGATATCATATATCAATACCGAAATCAAAGGTACAAGGTCTTTTACGACCGCACTGCCTCTATTTATTGCAATCATTGCTATGATGATGGTCATTATTTTAGTGAGGCGCCGTTTGCAAACGCAGAGGAAGCAAATCGGCACACAGCTTGCTTTGGGATACCGTCCCAGTGAATTGATTAAGGCATATATATTGTATCCGGTCATCGTGAGCCTATCCGGTTCGTTTCTTGGGATCATCTCAGGCCTTTTGCTGTCTCTCCCATTAACGGACTATTATACTTTTTTCTACAACCTGCCCTTATTGTCTCGGTGGGGGATGAGCCCGTTCGTGATTTTGGGAGCCGTCTTTGTCCCACTCATCTTGCTCGTGTCAGCGGGGTATTGGGCTATCCGAAAACAAGTGTCGCTTTCTCCGATTGAACTTTTGCGCCCCGCTTCGACAGACAAGAAAGGCCGAAAGCCAAGGAAGTCCATTCCGATCGTCAAAGGTTTTAAAATGCGCTTTCGCCTAAGGATGCTGACCAAAAATATTGGCAGGATCGTTTATTTGCTCATCGGAATCTGCTTTGCCACCATTCTGCTCATGTATGGATTCATCAGCATGAACTCCATGGATGTATTGATGAACAAAACCTATCAAGAAGGCATGAATTATAATTACGGCATTTATTATCAAGAGCTCAAGCAAGGGAAGCTTCAGGGCGAAGCGGATGTATTCTCGATTGCCGAAGCTGATGTGAAAAGTAAAAATGCTGCTGAACCGAAGAAAATCCAGCTTTATGGCATTGATCAAGGCATCCACTCACTCAACTTAAAAAATAAAGATGGAAAGGATTTATCTTCATCCATGGATGGGGGGATCATCCTTAACAAGGTGGTTGCCTACTCATTGAATGTAAAAAAAGGAGACCAGGTCACGATTAAAATGTTGTCAAATGACAAAAAGAAATCATTCCGGGTGAAAGGAATCGCGGAGTTGTATACAGGAACTTCCGCTTATATTGATCGGAAAGAGCTGAATCAGCTAGCCGAATATCCTGAAAATGCCTACTTGGGCAAGTGGACCATGCAAAAACCAAAAAAGGAAAAATCTGTTCTAATGGTTGAAAATAAACAAGATATGATGGACTCTATGGAATCCTTGATGGGACCGATGAGGTATTCGATTTTTATTATGGCTTTCCTGGCATTCTTGATAGGCTTGATCATCATTACATTGATCACCAACTTGATCGTCGATGAAAACACGGCTGCAATCTCTCTTATGAAAGTCATTGGCTATGAAGATTCGACCATATCGAAATTAATGCTGAATATTTATACCCCAATCGTCTTCCTGGCATATGTCATCGGGGTTCCATCCGCTATTTACAGCATCGATGCCTTGATGAAATCAATCGCAAGCCAGACGAATTATGTGCTTCCTGTTTCCGTAGATCCGATTATGTTCGCAGTGGGCCTTTTATTGATTTTGGCATGCTACTATGTGTCGATATGGATCGCCAAACGAAAGCTCAAGAAGGTTTCGCTGCAGGAAGTGCTGAAAAGGCAAGAGGGATGAACTTTGTGTTAAAATAGCACCAAGTGAACATCGTAGGAGGTCGTTTGATTGGAGCTTTTGTTTTTGGGTACAGGGGCTGGAGTGCCCGCGAAAATCAGAAATGTTACATCACTGGCTTTAAAGCTATTGGATGAAAGGAAAGCTGTGTGGCTTTTTGACTGTGGGGAAGCCACACAGCATCAAATCCTTTCAACGAATTTAAAGCCGAGGAAAATAGAGAAAATTTTTATTACTCACCTTCATGGCGATCATATTTTCGGGCTGCCTGGTTTTTTGGGGAGCCGTTCCTTCCAGGGCGGGACATCATTGTTGACTATATACGGTCCAAAGGGGATCAAGGAATTTATTGATGTCTCATTGAAAATCAGCGATACCCATCTGCAATATCCGCTTGAAATCATCGAGATCGATGAGGGTACGGTCTTTCAAGATAAACAATTTACAGTGGAGGCCCTGCCTCTGGACCATGCGCTTCCTTCGATTGGCTATCGGATCATTGAAAGCGACAAACCAGGCACTTTACAGGCAGACAGACTTGCTGAAATGGGGATTAAACCTGGTCCGCACTTCAAAC
It contains:
- a CDS encoding chemotaxis protein CheW, translated to MNEKAIIFKVNEEEYGIPINYVISIEKLPDIKAIPHLPHYVKGIVKVRGELLPVLDFEELLYEQSLQKDEHSRMIVLQTEKISIGLLVREAKEIIDIPSERLKQVGLMGYQSTKYFSGVANMEDGLITMIDPDILVSTLEGIKEIQEYVSAQETV
- a CDS encoding DNA polymerase IV; translation: MRSYYPKKGRVILHVDMNSFYASVEMAYDPSLKGKPLAIAGNPEERKGIIVTCSYEARKYGVKTTMPLWEAKKKCPQMIIMKPNFERYRAASKGMFDILRTFTDLVEPVSIDEGYMDITESYELGSPLDIAKSIQNRIMEQLDLPCSIGIAPNKFLAKMASDMKKPMGITVLRKRDIPTILWPLPAGEMHGIGSKTAEKLKGINIETIKELAEGNDIQLKQVLGINGIRLKDKANGIDSRAVDPDSVYDFKSVGNSTTLPRDVSNQQELLNVLKELSSKVSHRLRRKNALAKNISIMIRYKDRKTITRSRKLKNPIVKPEEIFAAASQLFIEHWNGNAVRLLGVTGQDLIEEEDAFMQMDLFSYEKEAEKEPLYKAIDTLNQRFGKGSITKGVKTKETTSNSKTDTSFNKDFLFDSKVERED
- the gndA gene encoding NADP-dependent phosphogluconate dehydrogenase; its protein translation is MSKQQIGVIGLAVMGKNLAWNIESRGYSVSVYNRSSEKTEEMLKESKGKNVTGTYSIEEFVNSLEKPRKILLMVKAGAPTDATIDQLTPHLEKGDILIDGGNTFFEDTQRRNKKLSELGIHFIGTGVSGGEEGALTGPSIMPGGQKEAYDLIEPILKDIAAKVDGDSCTTYIGPDGAGHYVKMVHNGIEYGDMQLIAEAYFLLKNVLGLSAEELHEVFAEWNKGELDSYLIEITADIFTKKDEETGKPMVDVILDKAGQKGTGKWTSQSALNLGVPLPIITESVFARFISAIKDERIKASKVLSGPGKKGFTGDKKALIESIRKALYMSKICSYAQGFSQMKYASEEYDWNLRYGDIAMIFRGGCIIRAQFLQKIKDAYDREAQLDNLLLDPYFKEIVESYQYALREVVSVAVQNGIPVPGFSSAMAYYDSYRTETLPANLIQAQRDYFGAHTYQRVDKDGIFHTEWMKK
- a CDS encoding YueI family protein — protein: MDRTSVDDYIQNGIYGEKQTKPGERKKFLGTIRERVVVALTKRQIRERKVLNELEGIMRNHKKAKLLLNGEMDYTYLSPFIKLSNKYEIPFSIVNDAQTTTEIGLVLAYDHAVDIEQIYIESDIAKVESSEQKKNKKKNNSLFGKLFRKKRSR
- a CDS encoding cyclase family protein, whose amino-acid sequence is MKIYDITAPIYNGMPVYKNKPEKQPNVETNTNGHVTESRICMDVHTGTHVDAPLHMINDGETIETIDIENLVRPCRVLDLTRVDGKITKNDIISYDIQKGDFILFKTKNSFDREFNFDFIYLAEDAAQYLASVGITGVGIDSLGIERAQEGHPTHKALMSNDVIIIEGLQLEEVPEGTYFMIAAPLKIQGTDASPARILLLDQIIA
- the zwf gene encoding glucose-6-phosphate dehydrogenase, with translation MIFGATGDLAKRKLYPSLYHLFNKGKLTKRFAVIGVARRPLSHEDFKAHVKDSVLTSIGSNDNIDEFVSHFYYQAHDVTDSDSYMALKKLADDLDGEYSIDGNRIFYLAMAPEFFGTIAEHLKSDGLTDTSGFKRLVIEKPFGHDLPSAQELNERIRTAFSEDEIYRIDHYLGKEMIQNIEVIRFANALFEPLWNNRYISNIQVTSSETLGVEERGGYYEKSGALRDMVQNHMLQMVALLAMEPPIKLTTDEIRSEKVKVLRALRSIKDEGIKDYFVRGQYGEGQIDGKSVSGYREEHNVNEESNTETYVAGKLMIDNFRWAGVPIYIRTGKRMTAKSTKIVVQFKDIPMNLYYSMDKPLAPNLLVIHIQPEEGITLHLNAKKSGQGMETTPVKLNFSNKSVDGMNTPEAYEKLLHDCMRGDATNFTHWDEVALSWSFVDKISDIWESTKDTGFPNYEAGTMGPRAADELLAKDGFFWWPVTNLDVDNC
- a CDS encoding ABC transporter ATP-binding protein, whose protein sequence is MISLDNVCKTYKSGEIEVRALKNVSFDLPDKSISVILGPSGSGKSTLLNVIGGIDRLSQGSISVLGRDISRCKEKELTGYRRELIGFIFQSYNLISTLNVRENVEVGAEISENPLDIDDVLEKVGMLDKKHKYPHQLSGGEQQRVAIARALVKNPKVLLCDEPTGALDEETGKKILHLLQDINKKYETTILIITHNQGFADMADWVVKMKSGELAAIDHNESPVSAEKVKWV
- a CDS encoding ABC transporter permease; the protein is MKKLYKGIFRELIQKKWQYGGTMLLIMIAVLMYVMLSASITAVDQSNQRFKRDYKQEDFHFYVSSQLDSEAIKQIEKNNGVVIEKRITADVDLSAKKSLRFFNLPHSVNQAFLSEGRLPDENHEFAISEAFAKANNIKVGDMIKLNGTDWKISGLAYLPDYIYSVKNEEDLIHDSSAFGIALTSEKNIDALGPQTFYYVGRWNEHKHDLSKLKSSISKVSPVIRWVNAKENSRISYINTEIKGTRSFTTALPLFIAIIAMMMVIILVRRRLQTQRKQIGTQLALGYRPSELIKAYILYPVIVSLSGSFLGIISGLLLSLPLTDYYTFFYNLPLLSRWGMSPFVILGAVFVPLILLVSAGYWAIRKQVSLSPIELLRPASTDKKGRKPRKSIPIVKGFKMRFRLRMLTKNIGRIVYLLIGICFATILLMYGFISMNSMDVLMNKTYQEGMNYNYGIYYQELKQGKLQGEADVFSIAEADVKSKNAAEPKKIQLYGIDQGIHSLNLKNKDGKDLSSSMDGGIILNKVVAYSLNVKKGDQVTIKMLSNDKKKSFRVKGIAELYTGTSAYIDRKELNQLAEYPENAYLGKWTMQKPKKEKSVLMVENKQDMMDSMESLMGPMRYSIFIMAFLAFLIGLIIITLITNLIVDENTAAISLMKVIGYEDSTISKLMLNIYTPIVFLAYVIGVPSAIYSIDALMKSIASQTNYVLPVSVDPIMFAVGLLLILACYYVSIWIAKRKLKKVSLQEVLKRQEG
- the rnz gene encoding ribonuclease Z, with amino-acid sequence MELLFLGTGAGVPAKIRNVTSLALKLLDERKAVWLFDCGEATQHQILSTNLKPRKIEKIFITHLHGDHIFGLPGFLGSRSFQGGTSLLTIYGPKGIKEFIDVSLKISDTHLQYPLEIIEIDEGTVFQDKQFTVEALPLDHALPSIGYRIIESDKPGTLQADRLAEMGIKPGPHFKHLKEGKSITLEDGSVIHGADFLGPHQKGRIVAILGDTRPCDNAVELARDADLLVHEATFSADSAEMAHNYFHSTTAQAADIAMRANVRSLVLTHISSRYGKDDWASMREEARSIFANSDIAFDFMEIDIPYSNRETGE